Proteins encoded together in one Desulfosporosinus meridiei DSM 13257 window:
- a CDS encoding radical SAM protein, producing MRYEGTVYRPPSEAESLLIQATIGCPHNDCTFCGMYRDTKFRIRSVADIKEDLLMARDFYGDKVRSIFFPDGNTILMKTDQLLEILYYAREMFPYLKRMTVYGSAKFMKLKKLNEFRLLREAGLTRIHSGMESGDDEVLRRIKKGFTAAEMIEEGLKVREAGLELSEYILLGIGGRERTQEHALESARVLNAFTPDFVRFRTYVPWKGTPLYDDYQQGRFHLLSPYEVLRETRLLIANLEDPFELLSDHMSNYAPINGNIPKDKPEMIETIDRLLAVPEDNFKQMDSGLL from the coding sequence ATGCGTTATGAAGGAACGGTCTATCGTCCCCCCAGTGAAGCCGAAAGTTTGCTGATTCAAGCGACTATCGGTTGTCCTCATAATGATTGTACATTCTGTGGTATGTATCGGGACACAAAGTTTCGAATCCGATCCGTGGCCGATATAAAAGAAGACCTTCTCATGGCCCGAGATTTTTATGGCGATAAAGTAAGGTCGATTTTTTTCCCCGATGGGAACACTATTTTAATGAAAACAGATCAGCTTTTAGAGATTCTTTACTATGCTCGGGAAATGTTTCCCTACTTGAAACGTATGACCGTCTATGGCTCTGCGAAATTCATGAAGTTAAAAAAACTCAATGAGTTTCGCCTTCTAAGAGAAGCAGGCTTAACCCGTATACACTCGGGAATGGAAAGTGGGGATGACGAAGTTCTTCGTAGGATTAAAAAAGGCTTCACTGCAGCTGAAATGATCGAAGAAGGTCTCAAGGTGAGAGAAGCCGGTCTTGAACTGAGTGAATATATCCTTCTTGGGATCGGTGGACGTGAACGTACTCAAGAACATGCTTTAGAAAGTGCTCGGGTGCTTAATGCCTTTACCCCGGATTTTGTTCGGTTCCGCACTTATGTTCCTTGGAAAGGGACGCCCCTTTATGATGACTATCAACAAGGGCGATTTCACCTTCTCAGTCCCTACGAAGTATTAAGGGAAACCCGTCTTCTGATAGCTAACTTAGAAGATCCTTTCGAGCTGCTCAGTGATCATATGTCGAATTATGCTCCAATCAATGGGAATATACCTAAGGATAAGCCAGAGATGATTGAAACCATAGATAGACTTTTAGCGGTACCAGAAGATAACTTTAAACAAATGGATTCCGGTCTTCTTTAG